One Gimesia aquarii DNA segment encodes these proteins:
- a CDS encoding transposase — protein MAVFCYTPCMPRTKRICPAGEVFHVLNRSVARMTLFEKPDDYAAFMRVVEETWAKIPLPIYAMSVMPNHWHFVVRPQTDTQLTEFFQRLTVTHTMRWHAHYSTGGSGHLYQGRFKSFPIQSDDHLLTVMRYVERNPLRANLVKRAEEWEYGSAWARQQKGDSPAWLAKLKNPPLPRQWRSLVNKPQTDAELTTVRKCITRGTPFGDDKWTSNTAIRLSLESTTRPRGRPRKET, from the coding sequence GTGGCTGTATTCTGTTATACTCCTTGTATGCCCCGTACCAAACGAATTTGTCCTGCCGGTGAAGTGTTTCATGTGCTCAATCGCTCTGTGGCGCGGATGACGCTGTTCGAGAAGCCGGACGATTATGCTGCTTTCATGCGGGTCGTTGAGGAAACGTGGGCAAAGATACCGCTACCGATCTATGCCATGTCCGTAATGCCTAACCACTGGCACTTTGTGGTACGTCCCCAGACAGATACCCAATTGACGGAATTCTTTCAACGACTCACCGTCACCCATACCATGCGCTGGCACGCGCACTATTCAACCGGGGGAAGCGGTCACTTGTATCAGGGACGATTTAAATCGTTCCCAATTCAGTCAGACGACCATTTGCTGACAGTGATGCGTTATGTCGAACGCAACCCGCTGCGAGCGAATTTGGTCAAACGTGCCGAGGAGTGGGAGTATGGCTCCGCCTGGGCACGACAACAAAAGGGAGATAGCCCTGCGTGGCTGGCAAAACTCAAAAATCCACCGCTACCACGCCAATGGCGATCACTGGTCAACAAACCACAAACGGACGCCGAACTGACTACCGTCAGAAAATGCATCACTCGCGGCACACCCTTCGGCGATGACAAATGGACCAGCAACACAGCCATACGATTATCCCTCGAAAGCACAACACGCCCCCGAGGAAGACCCAGAAAAGAGACCTGA
- a CDS encoding FG-GAP-like repeat-containing protein, with the protein MKFSTFSKKRLLLLPVVTLACIIVWWKIGSENTDVEQQFREAQIAIERDDIAAALDLLDSILERSPKHNQALLYRGQLRRDAGNLAGASSDWKRVPDHPPTTGGIARYLEATLLLEKGKARLAEQKLLRAVELHPSYPQPNRRLLELYIVQGRRDDVHQQLTRIAQFRALVIDELVFRFVSPERATVPAAGSELMRSYVAADPEDQHSKLALVRYLLEEERYSEADDVLQSLIVADPQDERAIGLLVEILLKQGKTRRAREILTKFHHRRKPSPEISKSLGYNAAEVEDWAAAAKHYLYVVEERPEDTASLYRLGQVLQRLDCDVEAQQCLKRAKLMDRLQRQALRLVWGSQEKVDLMVPIALEVGGLLAQLGRRTEAQLWYEQVLGVRPGYEPALAGLQKITENPEDPETQPYRSERLLSRISQLEETKSRSDEASFTVSPSTEGATSFYLSDMHAEAGVNYQFIGRSQFKYPPESTSGGVGVVDYDQDGWPDLYFPQGCRLPYNPNDFTYLDRLYRNRGDGTFEDVTEKVGLRENRYGQGITAGDYNSDGFPDLVVANFGRNTFLLNNGDGSFTDITSQVGLSDEVMSSSVAFADLDRDGLLDLYVVNYLDSIKVCHSPDGKYSSCNPSNFEGEQDRLYHNRGDGTFEDITSESGIIVPDGKGLGIIIADLNEDGLPDVYIANDTTPNFLFRNLGAENGIRFVEEGLLSGVALSGDGRSEAGMGVACADLDGNGALDLYVTNFYQETNTLYLNQGSGDFLDSTRLAGLAKPTHSQLGFGTQAVDLNLDGLPELFVANGHIDDFGFRGEPWKMFPQLFENIGEGKFIDVSSQSGNYFQQKKLGRGVARLDWNRDGRPDLTVVHQDSPVALLKNETSTVGNGVVIELHGVNSNRDAVGARLGVTADGLTQMIEVCGGDGFFCANERRQFVGVGNASHIDELEIIWPNGNREIHTQLPTHVKLVFIEGKSPLVMRNR; encoded by the coding sequence ATGAAATTTTCTACGTTTTCTAAAAAACGTTTGCTTCTTCTGCCGGTAGTAACTTTAGCGTGTATCATAGTTTGGTGGAAGATTGGATCGGAGAACACAGATGTCGAACAACAATTTCGTGAAGCCCAGATAGCAATCGAGCGAGATGACATTGCAGCAGCACTGGATCTGTTAGACAGTATTCTTGAGCGTAGTCCGAAACACAATCAGGCCTTATTGTATCGTGGTCAGTTGCGGCGAGACGCGGGAAACCTGGCAGGAGCAAGCAGTGATTGGAAGAGAGTGCCAGATCATCCACCGACAACTGGTGGCATTGCTCGTTATTTGGAGGCTACCTTACTTCTGGAGAAGGGAAAGGCACGTCTCGCTGAACAGAAACTTTTGCGTGCTGTTGAATTGCATCCAAGTTATCCTCAGCCGAATCGACGGCTGCTAGAGTTGTATATCGTTCAGGGCCGGAGAGACGATGTTCATCAGCAACTCACACGGATTGCTCAATTCCGAGCGTTGGTAATCGACGAGCTGGTTTTCCGATTTGTCTCTCCAGAACGAGCGACGGTACCTGCTGCTGGCTCAGAACTGATGCGTTCCTATGTCGCTGCAGATCCTGAAGATCAACACAGCAAGCTGGCGTTGGTCCGATATCTTCTTGAGGAAGAACGGTACTCCGAAGCTGATGACGTCCTGCAATCACTGATAGTCGCAGATCCACAGGACGAACGTGCCATCGGTCTATTAGTTGAGATATTGCTAAAACAGGGAAAGACGCGGCGCGCCCGGGAGATTCTTACCAAATTCCATCATCGAAGAAAGCCTTCCCCGGAGATTTCGAAAAGCCTGGGTTACAATGCTGCGGAAGTGGAGGATTGGGCCGCTGCCGCGAAACATTATTTGTATGTGGTTGAAGAGCGACCGGAGGATACAGCATCATTATATCGTTTGGGGCAAGTATTGCAGCGTCTGGACTGCGATGTGGAAGCGCAGCAATGCTTGAAGCGGGCTAAGCTGATGGACCGCTTACAGCGCCAGGCTTTGCGGCTCGTCTGGGGAAGTCAGGAGAAGGTAGACCTGATGGTTCCGATCGCTCTTGAAGTAGGAGGCCTACTAGCACAGTTGGGACGTCGCACTGAAGCTCAGCTCTGGTATGAGCAGGTTCTCGGTGTTCGTCCAGGTTATGAACCTGCACTGGCTGGATTACAAAAGATTACTGAGAATCCCGAAGATCCTGAGACGCAACCGTATCGGTCCGAGCGATTGTTATCCAGAATCTCTCAGCTTGAAGAAACAAAGTCTCGATCCGATGAGGCCTCTTTCACAGTTTCCCCGTCGACTGAAGGGGCGACATCATTTTATCTAAGCGACATGCACGCTGAGGCAGGGGTAAATTATCAATTCATCGGTCGGTCCCAGTTTAAATATCCGCCAGAGAGCACCAGTGGTGGGGTGGGGGTAGTCGACTATGATCAGGATGGATGGCCCGATCTCTACTTTCCGCAGGGATGTCGACTGCCGTATAATCCCAATGATTTTACCTACCTCGACCGCCTCTATCGAAATCGGGGGGATGGAACGTTCGAAGATGTCACAGAAAAAGTAGGCCTGCGAGAAAATCGATACGGGCAGGGCATCACGGCAGGCGACTATAACAGCGACGGTTTTCCGGATCTGGTTGTTGCGAACTTTGGAAGGAACACCTTTCTTCTCAACAACGGCGATGGATCGTTCACCGATATCACCAGTCAGGTCGGACTGTCCGATGAGGTGATGAGTTCCAGCGTAGCCTTTGCGGATCTTGACAGAGACGGGCTGCTTGATTTGTATGTAGTGAACTATCTCGATTCGATCAAAGTCTGTCATAGCCCCGACGGAAAGTATAGTTCCTGCAACCCTTCTAATTTCGAGGGCGAGCAGGACCGGCTATACCACAACCGGGGTGACGGAACGTTTGAAGACATTACCAGCGAGTCTGGAATCATCGTCCCGGACGGCAAAGGTCTGGGGATCATCATTGCGGACCTGAACGAGGACGGGTTACCCGACGTTTATATTGCCAATGATACAACACCGAATTTTCTATTTCGAAATCTGGGGGCCGAGAACGGGATTCGGTTTGTGGAAGAAGGGTTGCTTTCCGGCGTGGCGCTTAGCGGAGATGGACGCTCAGAGGCGGGCATGGGTGTTGCCTGCGCAGATCTGGATGGAAACGGTGCGCTCGATTTGTATGTAACCAACTTTTATCAAGAGACGAACACCCTGTATCTCAACCAGGGAAGCGGCGACTTTCTCGATTCGACTCGATTAGCAGGATTGGCGAAGCCGACGCATTCCCAACTTGGCTTCGGGACCCAGGCAGTCGATTTGAACCTTGATGGTTTACCTGAATTGTTCGTTGCCAATGGCCATATCGATGATTTCGGATTTCGTGGAGAACCTTGGAAAATGTTTCCGCAATTATTTGAAAACATCGGTGAGGGAAAGTTTATCGATGTTTCAAGTCAATCTGGAAATTACTTTCAGCAAAAAAAACTGGGACGTGGTGTGGCACGTCTCGATTGGAATCGCGATGGTCGCCCGGATTTAACTGTAGTTCATCAGGATAGTCCTGTCGCTCTCTTGAAGAATGAGACTTCAACCGTCGGCAACGGTGTCGTGATCGAGTTGCATGGAGTGAACTCAAATCGTGATGCAGTGGGAGCGCGATTAGGTGTGACCGCAGACGGACTGACACAAATGATCGAAGTCTGCGGTGGCGATGGTTTTTTTTGTGCCAACGAGCGTCGTCAATTTGTAGGTGTCGGGAATGCTTCCCACATCGATGAGTTGGAAATCATTTGGCCCAATGGAAACCGGGAAATACATACTCAATTACCTACTCATGTGAAACTGGTGTTTATCGAAGGAAAAAGCCCCCTCGTGATGAGGAATCGATGA
- a CDS encoding DUF1559 domain-containing protein: MRNKLYMRNKLHLCGFTLIELLVVIAIIAILIALLLPAVQQAREAARRTQCKNNLKQIGLALHNYHDAHNIFPQVATWGRWNGSTYAAYHHTGIAAILPYLDQAPLYNQIDFNLPAWGQAHLETQLPALRCPTDSPGFDTPGSTHGVGVTNYAFAHGYDWWSRGRLHRQGGTEIWSGGIFTPQASSRVRDIIDGTSNTVAVGETSTLGYKRNIVNGVDQTPQHTSGTGVIRQGAGEAVFRAAFVAGSFTVAMHAGGQDLNGDAYVNPDGSAISGWFRAGPHLVAPYFQSSWGINTDWPGASSQHVGGVQVTMADGAVRFVSENIDWLVWNGLNTSHNSEIIGEF; this comes from the coding sequence ATGAGAAACAAACTATATATGAGGAACAAATTACACCTATGTGGGTTCACATTGATTGAACTCTTGGTTGTCATTGCGATCATCGCGATTTTGATTGCTTTATTGTTACCAGCAGTTCAGCAGGCCCGCGAAGCAGCTAGGCGGACTCAATGCAAAAACAACCTGAAACAAATCGGGTTGGCGCTGCACAACTACCACGATGCGCACAATATTTTCCCCCAGGTTGCAACCTGGGGACGGTGGAACGGTTCCACTTATGCGGCCTATCATCACACTGGGATCGCCGCGATTCTCCCGTACCTCGACCAGGCACCATTATACAACCAGATTGACTTTAATCTCCCTGCTTGGGGACAAGCTCATCTGGAGACGCAACTTCCGGCGCTACGCTGTCCCACTGACTCGCCGGGCTTTGATACACCAGGCTCGACGCATGGAGTGGGTGTGACCAATTACGCGTTTGCACATGGCTACGATTGGTGGTCACGAGGCCGGCTTCACCGACAGGGCGGTACCGAAATTTGGTCCGGAGGTATCTTTACGCCGCAAGCCTCCAGCCGTGTCAGGGATATCATTGATGGTACTTCCAATACTGTAGCGGTCGGTGAGACGAGCACGTTGGGCTATAAGAGGAATATTGTCAATGGTGTCGATCAGACGCCACAACACACAAGCGGAACGGGCGTGATACGACAAGGGGCGGGAGAAGCTGTCTTCCGCGCTGCATTCGTGGCAGGGTCATTTACTGTAGCGATGCATGCCGGGGGACAGGACCTGAATGGTGATGCCTACGTTAATCCAGATGGCAGTGCGATTAGCGGGTGGTTCCGGGCAGGTCCGCACTTAGTAGCACCTTACTTTCAAAGTTCGTGGGGCATTAATACTGATTGGCCCGGTGCCAGCAGTCAGCATGTGGGGGGCGTGCAAGTAACGATGGCAGATGGTGCGGTACGGTTTGTGAGTGAGAATATAGACTGGTTGGTTTGGAACGGGCTGAATACCTCCCATAACTCTGAAATTATTGGAGAATTTTAA
- a CDS encoding carboxymuconolactone decarboxylase family protein: MSNTTSTSYPNILHNFEKNSRGLSSSHPSVMKAFWGVHKAAMAADALDTKTKELIALAISVVTHCDDCIAHHTYDALEAGATKEEITDALGVAILMGGGTSVVYATHAIEALDQFTERTV, from the coding sequence ATGAGCAACACAACATCCACTTCCTATCCCAACATTTTGCATAACTTTGAGAAGAATTCTCGCGGCCTCTCGTCATCCCATCCTTCTGTAATGAAAGCTTTTTGGGGTGTTCACAAGGCAGCTATGGCTGCTGACGCTCTCGACACTAAGACAAAAGAGTTGATTGCCCTGGCAATTAGTGTTGTTACGCACTGCGACGACTGCATTGCTCACCATACCTATGATGCACTCGAAGCCGGTGCCACCAAGGAGGAGATTACCGATGCATTGGGTGTGGCCATACTCATGGGCGGTGGGACTAGCGTGGTCTACGCAACGCATGCGATCGAGGCGCTCGACCAATTTACAGAACGCACTGTCTAG
- a CDS encoding prepilin peptidase: MTPFGIDPNIILFLLFLLGAGLGRVINICIEEIPREERVGAAWKRVGRRMRHLWSRYHIPIIGVYLTRSRKSTFSYQRSHREAFVELLNGVIFVLLYCAEVPFGDQATLQASGLYSSYAPDPLVVDSWMTPVMLLNLRYLFHLVLIESLMIATFIDFDLKIIPDGATMPALWIGLIGSFLFGLFYLVPVWFQEPSVVRLMAVYFPKQYSEYFVVEKVPEWVAQYPHLHGLTVSLVGMIVGGGVVWAVRIIGYWTLRQEAMGFGDVILMAVIGSFLGWQATVTVFVISPLCALGVVAVSIFFRQTREIPFGPYLSLGALLVLLGWPEIWPFTERICHLGPLLPILAIVMLVLLAACLLTTQLMKKLLGIPMHSETIWIEEWTSADQLSYQEGENADETQGRWDLSGWSGTRAGRGTQNYHQWKKGH, encoded by the coding sequence ATGACCCCCTTTGGAATCGACCCCAACATCATTTTATTCTTGCTGTTTCTGCTGGGAGCAGGTTTGGGGCGTGTGATCAATATTTGCATTGAAGAAATTCCTCGCGAAGAAAGAGTAGGGGCAGCCTGGAAACGCGTGGGACGTAGAATGCGTCACCTTTGGTCTCGCTACCATATTCCAATTATCGGCGTCTATTTAACACGGTCTCGCAAATCCACATTTTCTTACCAGCGTTCGCATCGCGAAGCGTTTGTGGAACTGCTAAACGGTGTGATTTTCGTATTATTATATTGTGCAGAAGTTCCATTTGGGGATCAGGCAACTCTACAGGCAAGCGGCCTGTATTCCAGTTATGCACCCGACCCATTAGTTGTAGATTCATGGATGACGCCGGTGATGTTGCTCAACCTGCGCTATCTGTTTCATCTCGTTTTAATTGAATCGTTGATGATTGCGACTTTCATCGACTTTGATCTTAAAATTATTCCCGATGGCGCTACGATGCCCGCGTTATGGATTGGGCTGATTGGATCTTTCTTGTTTGGTCTGTTTTATTTGGTTCCGGTCTGGTTTCAGGAACCATCGGTCGTTCGTTTAATGGCAGTCTATTTTCCGAAGCAGTACAGTGAATATTTTGTTGTCGAGAAGGTACCAGAGTGGGTGGCCCAGTACCCGCATCTACATGGTCTGACCGTTAGTCTGGTCGGAATGATTGTGGGCGGGGGAGTGGTCTGGGCAGTTCGGATTATAGGTTATTGGACTCTACGACAAGAGGCGATGGGTTTTGGCGATGTGATTCTAATGGCCGTCATAGGTAGCTTCCTCGGCTGGCAGGCAACTGTGACAGTTTTTGTGATCTCACCGCTTTGTGCGTTGGGCGTTGTGGCGGTTTCCATTTTTTTTCGACAGACACGCGAAATCCCGTTTGGCCCTTACCTCAGTTTGGGAGCGTTACTCGTGCTGTTGGGCTGGCCCGAGATCTGGCCTTTCACTGAACGTATTTGCCATTTAGGTCCTCTTCTGCCAATCTTAGCCATCGTGATGTTAGTCCTGCTGGCGGCTTGTTTACTGACAACCCAACTGATGAAGAAGCTATTAGGGATTCCCATGCATTCGGAAACTATCTGGATTGAAGAATGGACGTCCGCCGATCAGTTGAGCTATCAGGAAGGGGAGAACGCAGATGAAACTCAGGGACGTTGGGATCTCAGTGGTTGGTCTGGTACCCGAGCAGGTCGGGGGACGCAAAACTACCATCAGTGGAAAAAAGGGCATTAG
- a CDS encoding shikimate kinase, with protein MTIITLIGYRGSGKSSVAVPLAEKLGFAWIDADDEIERVAGKSIAAIFAEEGEDYFRQIEREVMRSLRGREKLIIAAGGGAILNTETRGEVQSAGPVIWLRASVEALTQRVSQDDSTTSRRPALTTLKGAEEIQHLLSQREPVYEECATITIETDSKTVSEIVDEIMTVLDSSS; from the coding sequence ATGACGATTATTACGTTAATTGGCTATCGAGGCAGCGGGAAAAGTAGTGTTGCTGTTCCTTTAGCGGAAAAGTTGGGCTTTGCCTGGATTGATGCCGACGATGAAATCGAGCGGGTTGCTGGTAAATCGATCGCAGCGATTTTTGCTGAGGAAGGGGAAGACTACTTTCGTCAGATTGAGCGTGAAGTCATGCGGTCTTTGCGCGGTCGTGAGAAACTGATTATTGCCGCCGGTGGAGGTGCTATCTTAAATACAGAGACGCGCGGTGAAGTCCAGTCAGCGGGTCCCGTGATCTGGCTACGGGCAAGTGTGGAGGCATTGACACAACGCGTTTCTCAGGATGATTCAACAACGAGTCGTCGGCCCGCGTTAACCACCCTCAAGGGGGCTGAGGAAATTCAACACCTGCTTAGTCAGCGTGAACCTGTTTATGAGGAGTGTGCTACGATTACTATCGAGACGGATTCAAAAACCGTTTCAGAAATTGTCGATGAGATTATGACAGTCTTGGACTCATCCTCTTAA
- the aroE gene encoding shikimate dehydrogenase, with protein MICVSIGRTRHKMVMMEHRSLAEKGAELVELRLDWVARSPDVNRLIKDRPTPVVITCRRPEDKGRWKRSEEQRQAVLRTAIVSEVEYVDLEDDIADQIPRYGKTKRIISHHNFDETPDNLEEIYTSLCEKDPDIVKLVTMANSPDDSVRMLKLVANAKVPMIGFCMGEYGVMSRILCGKYGSPFTYATFSRERELAPGQLSFSEMSQIYRYDQIGPETPLYGVIGDPIAHSLSPLIHNAAFRYDKIDAVYVPFRVPKDRLGETLKEFDWLNVQGYSVTIPHKAGALKLAGEADEASQTMKVANTLFRDKDNTWQARNTDYEAALDSIRLGLDPKGESASDPINGKQVLLLGAGGVSRAIGAGIMNAGGALTISNRSRVRGEKLADELGCSYTTWENRGGGRYDIVVNGTAVGMHPNVNETPFAQNLLMDDMLVFDTVYNPENTLLLKQARERGCKTISGIEMFVRQAAAQYKLFTGREAPLEAMRTTLRKGISAVGKL; from the coding sequence ATGATTTGTGTCAGCATCGGTCGAACCCGGCACAAAATGGTGATGATGGAACATCGTTCCCTGGCAGAGAAGGGGGCAGAACTCGTGGAGTTACGCCTGGATTGGGTCGCGCGCTCACCGGATGTGAACCGTCTCATTAAAGATCGTCCTACGCCGGTGGTTATCACTTGTCGCAGGCCGGAAGATAAAGGGCGTTGGAAACGTTCCGAAGAACAGAGGCAGGCGGTACTCAGAACCGCCATCGTCTCCGAAGTCGAATATGTCGATCTGGAAGACGACATTGCTGATCAAATTCCGCGCTATGGAAAAACGAAACGCATCATCAGCCATCACAATTTCGATGAAACACCCGACAACCTCGAAGAGATTTATACTTCTCTTTGTGAGAAAGATCCCGATATTGTGAAATTGGTCACGATGGCCAATTCTCCCGATGACTCGGTTCGCATGTTGAAACTGGTGGCGAATGCCAAAGTACCGATGATCGGTTTCTGCATGGGAGAATATGGCGTGATGAGTCGTATCCTTTGTGGAAAATATGGTTCTCCCTTTACCTACGCCACTTTTAGCCGTGAACGAGAATTAGCCCCCGGGCAATTGTCATTTTCAGAGATGAGTCAGATTTATCGATACGATCAAATTGGTCCGGAGACACCCTTGTATGGTGTGATTGGCGATCCGATTGCCCATAGTCTGAGCCCCTTAATTCACAATGCCGCGTTTCGTTATGACAAAATCGATGCTGTTTATGTTCCGTTTCGAGTGCCCAAAGACAGGTTGGGAGAGACACTGAAGGAATTTGATTGGCTCAACGTACAAGGTTATAGCGTCACGATTCCACATAAAGCCGGGGCACTCAAATTGGCTGGTGAGGCGGATGAAGCATCCCAGACAATGAAAGTTGCTAATACGTTGTTTCGTGATAAAGACAATACCTGGCAGGCTCGTAATACAGACTACGAGGCAGCGCTCGACAGCATTCGACTGGGGCTTGATCCCAAGGGAGAATCGGCAAGTGATCCGATTAATGGTAAACAAGTTCTCTTATTAGGCGCCGGTGGAGTATCGCGGGCCATCGGGGCTGGAATTATGAATGCAGGTGGTGCTTTGACGATTTCGAATCGAAGTCGCGTTCGAGGAGAAAAGCTGGCTGATGAGTTAGGTTGCTCTTATACCACTTGGGAAAATCGAGGAGGAGGACGTTACGATATTGTGGTCAATGGTACTGCTGTCGGGATGCATCCCAATGTGAATGAGACACCATTTGCACAAAATCTCCTCATGGATGATATGCTCGTATTCGATACAGTTTATAATCCGGAAAACACACTTTTACTGAAACAGGCGCGCGAACGCGGATGTAAAACCATTTCAGGAATCGAAATGTTTGTGCGTCAGGCAGCTGCCCAGTACAAGTTGTTTACCGGAAGAGAAGCGCCCTTGGAAGCTATGCGAACAACGCTGCGAAAAGGAATTTCGGCAGTAGGTAAACTCTAG
- a CDS encoding cupin domain-containing protein — protein MKNSIHEQVTQGQGFDIFEAGPHNSWSDYRLAPPETPFPVRGKYFLKNLLKSEGLEMSINVLPPGKGMPFVHRHTMNDEIYFIIQGTGQFQLGNEVLDVSDGFFLRVSPEVPRCWRNHSDEPLYFLVIQYNVESRIAGGTSDGEIVDQQIIWKQGPQDESTLRP, from the coding sequence ATGAAGAACTCAATACATGAGCAAGTAACTCAAGGTCAGGGATTTGACATTTTTGAAGCAGGTCCTCACAACAGTTGGAGTGATTACCGACTCGCCCCACCAGAGACTCCTTTTCCTGTTCGCGGGAAATATTTTCTTAAAAATTTGTTGAAGTCAGAGGGGCTTGAAATGTCGATTAATGTTCTCCCTCCCGGCAAAGGGATGCCGTTTGTGCATCGACATACTATGAATGATGAAATCTATTTCATTATTCAAGGTACAGGTCAGTTTCAGCTCGGAAACGAAGTTCTGGATGTGTCTGATGGTTTCTTTCTTCGAGTTTCACCAGAAGTTCCTCGTTGCTGGCGAAACCATTCCGATGAACCGTTATACTTTCTAGTGATTCAATACAATGTAGAAAGTCGAATCGCAGGAGGTACTTCGGATGGCGAAATCGTCGATCAGCAAATCATCTGGAAACAAGGGCCACAGGATGAATCAACCCTCAGACCGTAA
- a CDS encoding TetR/AcrR family transcriptional regulator, with amino-acid sequence MNQPSDRKQRSRKRILEAALHVFQREGYVGSGVDGIMEEAGMTSGAFYGHFDSKSEVLGSSLVQFFIEDQAAMGGALSKAETPEELINIMLRYLSSKHCEQVEAGCSIPPLLSDLGRADEQTKAQFEEVILWMTEQFAERSQNEFTKQEILATLALCFGGLALARAVESPALSRQILSACRKNLPLKKTG; translated from the coding sequence ATGAATCAACCCTCAGACCGTAAACAGCGTTCACGTAAAAGAATATTAGAGGCCGCTTTGCACGTATTCCAACGTGAGGGTTATGTTGGGAGTGGCGTGGATGGCATCATGGAAGAAGCCGGCATGACATCCGGTGCCTTCTACGGACACTTCGATTCAAAATCCGAAGTGTTAGGGAGTAGTCTGGTGCAGTTCTTCATCGAAGATCAGGCCGCCATGGGTGGAGCCTTGAGTAAAGCTGAGACACCAGAAGAACTCATCAATATCATGCTCCGCTATCTCTCCAGTAAACATTGCGAACAGGTAGAAGCAGGTTGTTCGATTCCTCCCCTCTTATCTGACTTGGGTCGAGCAGACGAACAAACCAAGGCTCAATTTGAAGAAGTCATTCTCTGGATGACTGAGCAATTTGCCGAACGCTCCCAAAACGAATTCACGAAACAAGAAATACTGGCAACACTGGCCCTCTGTTTTGGTGGACTTGCACTGGCACGCGCCGTTGAATCTCCTGCGCTTTCTCGACAGATTCTCTCTGCCTGTCGTAAAAATTTACCCTTAAAGAAAACGGGATGA
- the rsgA gene encoding ribosome small subunit-dependent GTPase A, with the protein MDFETPHDLGWKRCFEQQLSISEMQDCLVARVGSHLGSQVLVLSVNAEMTLPISLIESCGEVTVGDWLLLNATTHRGVRRLERDSLIARKAAGEQAKSQPIAANIDTLFIVSSCNHDFNLSRLERYLALASEAQVTPIVVLTKSDLAEDAELPRQQATQLKSGLIVELVDARDSQQTSVLSDWCRINQTVAIVGSSGVGKSTLAMSLGAETLKTQGIREDDSKGRHTTTARSIHRLNSGGLLIDTPGMRELQLADCEEGVSEVFDEIIELAQFCRFRNCNHNGDPGCVVQEAIERGDLSARRLKNYLKLQSEQARNSQSLRERRQQSRKLGKFYKSVQASKQRYQNYDE; encoded by the coding sequence ATGGATTTTGAAACACCCCACGATCTTGGCTGGAAGCGCTGTTTCGAGCAACAATTATCAATTTCGGAAATGCAGGATTGCCTTGTCGCTCGCGTCGGTTCGCATCTGGGGAGCCAAGTGCTGGTTCTGTCTGTAAATGCGGAGATGACGCTACCGATATCATTGATTGAGTCGTGCGGCGAGGTGACAGTCGGTGATTGGCTACTACTCAATGCCACTACTCATCGCGGTGTGCGACGACTCGAACGAGATTCACTCATCGCCAGAAAAGCAGCCGGCGAACAAGCAAAGTCACAACCCATTGCAGCAAATATCGATACTCTGTTCATTGTCAGTTCATGTAACCATGATTTCAATCTTTCCCGATTAGAGCGTTATCTTGCTTTGGCCAGTGAGGCGCAGGTAACCCCCATCGTAGTGTTAACAAAGTCTGATTTAGCTGAAGATGCAGAGCTGCCTCGGCAACAGGCAACACAACTCAAATCCGGTTTAATTGTGGAACTGGTTGATGCTCGCGACTCTCAGCAAACCAGTGTGCTCTCAGACTGGTGTCGCATCAATCAAACCGTGGCAATTGTCGGTTCGTCGGGAGTCGGTAAGTCTACGCTGGCAATGTCACTCGGGGCAGAGACCCTGAAAACACAGGGAATTCGTGAGGACGACTCAAAAGGCCGGCACACCACCACGGCTCGTTCCATCCATCGGCTGAATTCCGGTGGTTTACTGATTGACACTCCCGGAATGCGTGAATTACAACTTGCCGACTGTGAAGAGGGCGTCTCCGAAGTATTTGATGAAATTATTGAATTGGCACAGTTCTGTCGCTTTCGAAATTGTAATCACAACGGCGATCCCGGATGCGTTGTGCAGGAGGCCATTGAACGTGGTGACCTTTCTGCTCGAAGACTCAAAAACTATCTCAAGCTCCAATCAGAACAGGCCCGCAATTCTCAATCGCTTCGCGAACGTCGACAGCAATCACGCAAACTCGGCAAGTTCTACAAATCAGTCCAGGCTTCCAAACAACGCTACCAGAATTATGATGAATGA